In a genomic window of Oreochromis aureus strain Israel breed Guangdong linkage group 13, ZZ_aureus, whole genome shotgun sequence:
- the ap3m1 gene encoding AP-3 complex subunit mu-1 encodes MIHSLFLINHLGDIFLEKHWKSVISRSVCDYFFEAREKAVDPENVPPVLQTPHHYLISIYRGKLFFLSVIQTEVPPLFVIEFLHRVADTFQDYFGECSESVITDNLVIVYELLEEMLDNGFPLATESNVLKEMIRPPNILRSVVNTLTGGSNVGETLPQGQLSNIPWRRAGVKYANNEAYFDVTEEIDAIVDKSGTTVSAEIQGVIEACVKLSGMPDLTMSFMNPRLLDDVSFHPCVRFRRWESERVLSFIPPDGNFTLMTYHISSQNLVAIPVYVKQSINFFEAGSCGRLDITIGPKQTMGKTVEDLKVTIHMPKAVLNANLTATQGNYTYDCTTKMLVWDIGKLNPQKLPNLRGSLSMQTGVPNPEENPSLNIDLKIQQLAISGLKVSRLDMYGEKYKPFKGVKYVTKAGKFQVRT; translated from the exons ATGATCCACAGCCTGTTCCTCATTAATCACTTGGGAGACATCTTCCTGGAGAAACACTGGAAGAGTGTCATCAGCCGAAGTGTGTGCGATTACTTCTTCGAGGCAAGGGAGAAAGCAGTGGATCCAGAGAATGTGCCCCCTGTCCTGCAGACCCCACACCACTATCTCATCTCCATATACAGGGGAaaactcttcttcctctctgtcaTCCAGACTGAGGTCCCCCCACTGTTTGTCATCGAGTTCCTGCACAGAGTGGCGGACACATTTCAG GACTACTTTGGAGAGTGCTCTGAAAGTGTGATCACTGACAACCTGGTGATCGTTTATGAGCTGTTGGAGGAGATGCTGGACAATGGATTTCCACTAGCAACAGAGTCCAACGTCCTCAAGGAGATGATCAGGCCTCCCAACATCCTGCGATCAGTCGTCAACACGCTAACAG gaGGTAGTAATGTTGGAGAAACGTTGCCACAAGGTCAGCTGTCCAACATCCCATGGAGGCGGGCTGGTGTCAAATACGCCAATAATGAGGCGTATTTTGATGTGACAGAAGAAATAGATGCTATTGTGGACAAATCCG GTACGACAGTATCTGCAGAGATCCAGGGTGTAATTGAAGCCTGTGTGAAACTCAGTGGGATGCCTGACCTGACGATGTCCTTTATG AATCCTCGGCTTCTTGATGACGTGAGTTTCCACCCATGCGTGCGGTTCAGGCGCTGGGAGTCGGAGCGTGTCCTGTCGTTCATCCCACCGGATGGAAACTTCACGCTCATGACTTATCACATCAGCTCTCAAAA TCTTGTAGCCATTCCAGTGTATGTGAAGCAGAGCATCAATTTCTTCGAGGCAGGATCTTGCGGTCGCCTCGACATCACCATTGGACCCAAGCAGACTATGGGAAAGACAGTGGAGGACCTGAAAGTCACTATTCACATGCCTAAGGCTGTGCTTAATGCCAACCTCACAGCCACACAGGGAAACTATACCTACGACTGCACTACAAAG ATGTTGGTTTGGGACATCGGTAAGCTTAACCCCCAGAAGCTTCCCAACTTGCGAGGCAGTCTGAGTATGCAGACAGGAGTGCCTAACCCTGAAGAGAACCCCTCACTCAATATTGACCTAAAGATCCAGCAGCTGGCCATATCAG GTCTTAAAGTGAGCCGTCTCGACATGTACGGAGAGAAGTACAAGCCATTTAAAGGTGTCAAATATGTGACTAAAGCGGGCAAATTCCAAGTGAGGACCTGA